From a region of the Nothobranchius furzeri strain GRZ-AD chromosome 12, NfurGRZ-RIMD1, whole genome shotgun sequence genome:
- the b3gnt2b gene encoding N-acetyllactosaminide beta-1,3-N-acetylglucosaminyltransferase 2 has translation MALQRRKLKLLAMVMMINFFIFILISRNSGQDKSGLNKPYVPAKAFWAKLSPNSAYWNRQQQILDVQDNPIFMTNFSSADVPDWLNDTSSNSDPCQPNVRVTTQVKDYNSLPDRFKDFLLYMRCRSYPVVMDNPGICKDPPFLLLAVKSLGPHFDRRQAIRQSWGRAGIIANKTVVTVFLLGNATAVDHHPDLSEMLSYENSRHKDLIQWDFRDSFFNLTVKEVLFLDWIQARCSRARFIFKGDDDVFVNTYRILEFLKGLSGPKAKDLFVGDVITNAGPHRDKKVKYFIPESMYTGAYPPYAGGGGYLYSGDIAARLQNASQHVALYPIDDVYTGMCLRKLGLGPEKHKGFRTFNIEEKYRSNPCAYKSLMLVHPRTPQEMIQIWTWLNREDLSCQ, from the coding sequence ATGGCTCTGCAGCGCAGGAAGCTAAAGCTTCttgcgatggtgatgatgatcaaCTTCTTCATCTTCATCCTCATCTCCCGAAACAGCGGCCAGGATAAAAGTGGACTTAACAAGCCCTACGTTCCTGCTAAAGCCTTCTGGGCTAAACTTTCTCCCAACTCTGCCTACTGGAACCGCCAGCAGCAGATTCTGGATGTTCAGGACAATCCCATCTTCATGACAAACTTCAGCAGTGCAGACGTACCTGACTGGCTCAATGACACTAGTTCAAACTCTGACCCGTGTCAGCCTAATGTCAGGGTCACCACTCAGGTGAAAGACTACAACTCTTTACCGGACCGTTTTAAGGACTTCTTACTTTACATGCGATGTCGTTCCTACCCGGTTGTAATGGACAACCCTGGGATCTGCAAGGATCCTCCCTTCTTGCTCCTTGCTGTCAAATCTCTTGGACCTCACTTTGACCGGCGTCAGGCCATTCGTCAGTCCTGGGGGCGGGCTGGCATCATCGCCAATAAGACGGTGGTCACTGTGTTTCTTCTGGGCAACGCCACTGCTGTGGACCACCACCCCGATCTATCTGAGATGTTGAGCTACGAGAACAGCCGCCACAAGGACCTGATCCAGTGGGATTTCCGGGATTCATTCTTCAACTTGACCGTGAAGGAGGTCTTGTTTTTAGATTGGATTCAGGCTCGTTGCTCCCGTGCTCGCTTCATTTTCAAGGGGGATGACGATGTCTTCGTCAACACCTACCGCATTTTGGAATTCCTCAAGGGCTTGTCGGGGCCCAAAGCCAAGGACCTGTTTGTTGGTGATGTTATCACTAATGCAGGGCCACACAGAGACAAGAAGGTCAAGTACTTTATCCCAGAGAGCATGTACACAGGTGCATACCCCCCATATGCAGGAGGAGGGGGGTACCTTTACTCTGGGGACATAGCTGCTCGTCTCCAAAATGCCTCTCAGCATGTAGCGCTCTACCCAATCGATGACGTCTACACTGGTATGTGTCTTCGTAAGTTAGGGCTGGGCCCCGAAAAGCACAAAGGCTTTAGGACCTTTAATATAGAGGAGAAGTACAGGTCTAACCCCTGTGCATACAAGAGTTTAATGCTAGTCCACCCGAGGACCCCCCAGGAGATGATCCAGATCTGGACCTGGCTCAACAGAGAGGACTTGTCCTGCCAGTAG